In Salvia miltiorrhiza cultivar Shanhuang (shh) chromosome 4, IMPLAD_Smil_shh, whole genome shotgun sequence, the DNA window tggtgtaaagaggttgcattggggttacatgatagcctacatgattttttttagttttgatttttccatttttcatttaagtttaatttcataaatttaaatcacacaatttacttcaaatttaaattgcattaattttgaaatcctaaaaattacataaaacttaataaaataaaaacaaatcctacaaataactattccggccctagaggtccgaaacgtgcccaaacatgctcTATCAAATCATATGGGAGCGCGGTGTGCaactgcctatctcggagaaggatatctctttgcacatattcctcgaaggaaactggggttgctcgaccactctccatcgagtcactgctagactccccatgtcccgcgtcgtcatctctccaattggttgctcctttaccttcgtgctccacaatcatgttgtggagaatgatgcaacacaacatgatgtcccGGAGGTGCTCTAGGTACCAATTCCGCGCGGGACtgcgaatgattccccaccgagcttgaatgactccaaaggcacgttcgacatcctttcgtgccgattcttgcatcttcttgaacctcgcctctTTCTGATTTGTcgccatcggtggactcttgacgaagcaacgccactccggatatatgtcgtcgcacaagtagtagcccatctggtagtagcgATGGTTCGCCTGAAAGAGCACAGGCGGGGCCGCtccatccaacacgtcggcgaagagaggcgactggttgagaacgttgatgtcgttgttcgaaccagcgacaccgaagaaggcatgccaaatccacagatcgtgggatgcaacggcctccaagatcaaggttggctccccttgatcaccgCGTGTATATGTGCCATGCCACGCCTTAGGGCAATTCTTCCAtccccaatgcatacaatcaagactcccgagcatcccgaAAAATTCatgtcgcgcctcgtgcatctgaGTAAGGCGTGTGATGTCCTCCGGCGTTGGACGGTACAGATAATGGGCTCCGAAAGCCCAGATGAcagccttgcagaacttcttgaggcatacacgcccGGTAGAGTCGGCgactttgagatactcatcAAAAGTATCCGCACTGACACCGGTGGttaattggcggatagccgacgtgcatttctgcaaagggaAGAGAGAGTCGCGACCTATTGCATCAGTGGTCATCTAgaagtatcttcaccttgaacagcctcgacaATGCGCAAaaacagctccttctgcattcgaaaacgCCGTCGAAAAAATATAGGTACGTACGTCGaattgtcgttgaagtagtcttgcataagacgtagatgggcatcctcacgatcacggtggacgtaagacCGGGGACGTTTAACACGTCCCGGCTCCGGCACCGGTTGGGTGTAGATTTGAGCAAgcaattgtttctgcaactctatctcctccatgatcgcgtgagctacaccgtcggatgaatcagacgaagaacCGTGATCAGATTCCGCCATTGTCggaagaaaaaataagaaaaggcTTGAAAGGTGTAGATTGAAATAGGAGAATTGTGGAGTGAATGTGAGGAAGAAGGAGGAAAAGAGAATATAAagagaaggggaaaaaaaacaaaaacaaatcgAACGGTCAAATTTGCACGCAAACCGAGGCAGTCAAAGCTgccttcaaattcaaaattcaaaaaatcgaattttctatttttttttaatgtcgCGTGTTTCTCACGCGCCTTTCATCAACGGCCAAATGGGCTACActtagaacgtgtagccctcatGTAGACAAGGCCCGCATCGTGTaagcgatgcggatgctctaaacaAACATATAGAAATTCACAACATTTCGTTTGCTGCCATATTATTTAATCTTGGCTGTGAACTACAAGAAAATTAATCTATGATCAATAGGAGTGTAGGACTAAACAAATGTGATTATGATTTGGCAGGAAAACATTTCATTATGTCGTCCCATTCAAACGCAAAAAATAGCGCTCATATATATAGTTGTCATACAACTTCTTTGAGCATTAAACATATCTTCAGCATAAAACATCTTTGTAGGAAATGATGGTTTATCCATAAACTTTTCTGCTCaaatggaaaataaaacataaattggTGATCGGATTCGGATTCCATTCCCATTCCCAAAACAATTTTTTCATAGGCTTTACATGGAAATAAGTGTCTATTTTATTATTCACATATTGAATATGTACAAAAAAGGTAGTCCTTGAATGGAAAACTAGACCACCCCTAGAACACTACAATATACAATTTCACACTGTTGCACTTACACCATTGCTTATTGTACAagtttttcacaaaaaatcgaGCAAAAATCTGTATATATGCATTGCATGTATGTATAACAACTTGTAAATTCTCTTCCCATGTAGCTGCAGAGGATCTTCAAGAAACATCTTTAATCATAGTACGTACCTCGATCAAACGCGGGTTTTTCTAGCCACAATTCTTCTTATCGAGAACCACCATCTCAACACAAAGACTAGAATGTTCCACCCCCTCTGAGCTTTACCGGTGGGAACATCAGAATACGGTATATAAGCACTGATGTCGGCCTGTATATTGTCTGATAAATCAAGAGGTGGGCTGTGGATTGCCCGATCTGTCTCAAAGTATTGCAGTTCGTCTGCACAGAATGCACGACTGAAGGTGTCAGCGTCGCAGATCAGGCCGTCTGCAACTTGGTGCAGGCAATCTTCGAAGGTGCTCAAGCCTCCGACAGAGTACACTGACTCCATGTAGTTTGGGGAAGAAGCATTTTGCTGCAAGTAAGAATCATCCGCATGGAAACTCGTCTCGGAGGGCAAGTTTGAACAAGATTGAGCCACGGATAAGCTTGATGAGGTGGGGAAATTCAGAGGCGAGTCATCATCAAAACTGACAATTTTGTCACGGTCCGCAAATGCAGAGATGACTAACTCATGGGCCTCCGTCTGAAACACAGATGGGATACGgtcaaaatattgaaaataattaattaacattcaTTTTAAATACGataagcaaaagaagaagcgtGCCTTTTCTGCTTCGGAGAGCTTATCAGCATGAAGATACTGGCTGTTCGAGATGATCCCCATCAGTTGCCCGACCATGTTGAAAACAACACCATTATCTTGAGTGGCACCGTAGAATTGCAATTTCTGGTCAAGAACACACGTCCGAGCATGCTCCACTGCTACTTCCCACATTTTGGAAGACATGCCAGCCCCAAGGATCTGCAGGATTTTCGATTTAGAAATATGTTAACCTAACTCAAAATGATCGTTGGAAGCATCTGCACGCTTCAAATAGTGGAGATAAATGGAACATCACAATCTTAAGTAAGCAACAGAACCAAGAGTTGCAGAAACAGATAGGACAAAGTATCGCACAAATCTTACATTTCGAAGCCTTGTAGGGTTTAAGAAGAACGACACCAGAAAATCCTCAACGGTAGTGACTCTTTCCTTCCTCAAACGTTTGTGAAAAGCTCCGCCTTTACCAATCTTTTCCAGCCGCCATACTTCATCAGAAAGTGATGGAGGGTGGTGCTTCTTGTACACTCccacaaagaaaaacaaaaagagGTATATTATAAGTGATTTTTTGCTGATGACTGCCATTTCGTTTCAGATCTAGGCATTCCAAGAAGTGTAGTTGTTCTTTAGCTTTTCCGAATTTCTCAGTCCATGTATTAAACTTAAACGGACTATATAATCAGGGACGCAATAAATAATTTGGAATTTGGGCAGGTGCTACTAAacaatttttaaagaaaataaaaactaacCGCATTACTTCACaccaaaattaagaaaaataactGCACAATGTAACATATAGAAGTAACTCACATTCTCCACGATGATCTCTAACAACAAAGGGTTCTGATCTAGCCTCTCTTACTCTGATGCCACTGGTGCTGTCCAAAAGTTTAGCCCCCAGCCTAAACTTGCGGCTTCTTGTCCAGCTTGAATTATCTGTAAACATAACATTACCGACCAAACCCCTGCCATCTTGCAGGGTCATGATAAGATCCCCGGATAGGAGGGGTTTCTTGCCATCCCGCTCTCGCACTGTATTATTTTGGAACTCTACAAGTGTCCATCTCTCGTCTCCATCAAAATCTCCTTCAAGAACTACGATCTCTACCTTCTCAGAGGATCCATGACCACTAGAAACAACTTCCCCAGTAAGGGAATCGACTAACGAAACTCCTATTCTGGTGGACCCTTCTCCTTCAATACGTGTTCCAGTAAACACCGGAAGAGATATGGCATTCGAAAACTGTAAACACAAATCCCTCGGTTCAGAAGAATGTGTGTCCTTCCCACAATTCCTAGAATTTTTTTCACCAGGGAAATAATTAGCAAATTCGCCCGGAGCCTGTGACCTATACTAGCAATCTTGTTGGATTCACTTGAGATACTTACGCCATACCTTTTCATATTGATTATGTATTTTCTCAACGCGGAGTCCACTTCCTCTTTCACCTGTGATCTCTCATTAAAATAAACTAGTGAATATTTGACAATCATAGATTGGTCCAGGAACACATCTAACCGATTAAACTCAGCAGAAGTCTGTACCTAAAAACTACAGAACAGAGTTAATAATACACAAGACTTCTCCATTCATTGTTATCGCATATGTTACACTTGTGTGGTTATTACTTTGGCAAAGTTCAATTTACCTAATCACATAGTTATTCAATTGAAAATCATGTTCACCACAACCAAATACAAAAATACTTTGGAAGCATGTATCTTAGGCTCTCTCGACTTACAACTCGACGAATCAGGGGCTCAAGAACCGGCTCCATGAGATGTTGCAATTTGCAGAGGCTCATTACCTCCAGCACCACACTACAAAATTTGCAAAATAATCAGCATAATGGAACCCTAAAACCTTTCATAAAACTACCAACACACACATTTTCAATCAATAAATCAAGCTCCAAATTCATACTAATGCATCAATTAACAAAACAAcaactatatctaactcattgCATACGTGAACAATTTCAGGATTTACTCTATCTGACCCTCTCTTACAAGAAAGGAGATTCCACATCACAATTCAATTTAGCATCAAAACCAGTTTGTCCAACTCAATACTTATTTAGTTTTATAGCTACAGAAACATAAGCATAGTCGGAAATTCGAATGCTAAACTTCAAATTCACAAAATCCCATAAAGAAGAAAGGTTCATCAAGCAAGGCTAACTAACACAAAGCATGAGAGAAATCAGAAGACATGATTTTGAATTACCAAATATCAAACCTTTTAAAGGATTTTGATTTCCTGGGACGCCTCTCGTCAAAAGGCGTGCCCTCCTCCCGCTGTTGCCGCTTCTGCGACATTTTCAAGAAAATTCAACAAGCAAGGTACAAGCCTTGTGCGCTTCGACTGTAGTACATTTCAAGCCCACAAATAGCAAACCGAGAAAGCTAAAAATCACGGGGGGCTGGATAAGAGGGAGCAAAAAGACCAACATGCAAATGGTCCTGtgaaaaattaataaacaatAAACAACAATTATTGGATTAAGCTGCAATTTGTATATGTGAGTGAGACGAGTGTTATCTGTTGGGGAAACAAGGGTTTGCTTTGTTGGGGAGTGAGGATGAGAAGGGGTGGGTACGAAAATGATTAAACGATTGAATCTTTTTCAGACAAATAGTAGAGTCCAAAACGTAAAATATGGTTTTTCTTGGATTCTCTTAAGCCGTTACGAGGTGTGGGAAAAGAGGTTTCAATTGCGAGCTGATTGAAGCCTTTCTAGCTTCAATCTTTGGTTTCATGTATGGTCGGCGGGCGGTGTGGCTCCATGATTTGCCATAAAAGAGTTGGAAGAggggaagagagagggagaagggagCTGCAGAGGTCCATGAATGAAACCGCGTGGGGGCTACCAGTAAGCGCGTAAACGGCAAGAAAATTTGATAGAAATCGTGTCAAACTTACAAAATGAgcatataataaaattgaagaaaatataattatctttttataaattCAGAGAAcctttgttaattatttttttataatattacaacataataaattaaaattgaaaaaaatataattaaaaattatagtaataaattaaGAATGGTACACAGTTATAGtatacacacaaaatagtgggatAGAGGATCTCATCTGTTGATTTTATGGCATGCCTTTGTATACATGTTTTTAATGTTTACATGATTAATGCATTCCAATAGATAATACTAGCTAGTATTTTATGTAGTATACGTATCTCATGCtcagctatatatatatttattaacatcattcatatatattttaatacaaATTTGCTATATCCAAGAATAATTATCCAACATTGTTTGATTCCGAATTTCCGAGATCGTTGACATAACTTTTCTAATTAGGCCACTCCCATCATCTGCGGTGCTACATAATTCAAAATCACATTTTACATAGCTCATAATATTATAGAAATGAAGGAGATAAAATAGTCAAATGAATAAGTAGTTGTTGCTTATAGCTTATACAAGTTTTATATTCCATCCTCAACTCGTTgtgtaaattaaatttaaaaaaagaaattgccATTTTAGTTGTTTCCTCATCATCTTGATATGGTCAAGCACGTGATGTTTGAGAGTGCAAAATGTCACATCAACTAGGGTATTTTTTATGCCGAGAACATGGAATATACGTGTAAGAATAAAGAAAGTTTTAGGGTGAGCCCACAAAAAGCCCAGAGTTTGGATGGGCCACAACCCAAAAACAGACGTAGACGATCTTCAAAATGGCCTCATCCTTCATCTAGAGCAGTAACAGCATAAACACCAACCAAGTAGATCAATGGGATCAGATGTTTGATGCTCGACTTACAGTGTGTGTTTGATGATCCTCGCCTCATCAAGCGGTAATAGGAATTAGcaactcaaactcaaacttAAATTGgactaaaatatactccctccatcccatgaagcgtgacccatttcttttcagcacgggaattaagaaattggtattttgtgtgataagtgtggtaggtgaaaaaagtgaaaaggtgaataaagggtaaattttttactatttttagaaacaggtcaagtttcgtgggacaaccaaaaaaggaaagtgggtcacgcttcacgggacggagggagtaatatgctaacaatttgaaaaaatacttcattcgtcccattacaaatgtctcactttctaTAATGGGATGtcacattacaaatgtctcattccttttttgacaacatattctctctctatatctaatatttaaataattttcatcaacccactttatctaataattacacatttcttaatcttcgtgcccaaaaatagtgggacatttgtaatgggatggaggaagtaatAAATAAAGCGATTACACACTCGCTTTCGATCTTCTATGATAAACTCTATCCGCAACAACTCCTCGCTCCTTCTAAACAACCTTGTCCTCGAGCTAGAATTTTGGAATTTTCCCGTTGAATCATCCACTGCCACCCAAGTCGCCTCGTTGATCTCCTTATCCTTCCATTGCACCAATAACTGATGGACATGCTCATCTCTTTGCCAACCCCAACAGTCACATAAAATTTATTGAGGAATAGCCACAACTCTTTGGGCAATTCAGTTTGTACCGAATGATTGTCCACCATCGCCTTAAGTTGAAAGACATGAAAAGTAGGATGCAACGACAAAGAAGTTGAAAATAGCAGCCGATAAGCAACATGACCAATCCTCTTCAGAATTTTGAAAGGttcataaaaatttataactaaTTTTACACTCCCTAACCGAAAATAAGAAGGATTATCGATGCAGTCGAAGCTTGAGAAATACAATCTGGGCGACCTCTGCGACGCCTGTTGACAGCATGAACCATACGCTACTGAGCACGCTTATAATGCTCCCTGATGATGAGGAGTGAATCCTACATCAGCCAATCAACTTTGAacttttaatataatttaaagggaaaaggtgcagatacaCCCTGTAgtggtagcccctatagcgtataacttCTCTttctcactgtgtgtgcaaataggccccCAAAGTCTGAAAAATCGATCAATTAAACCCCTTTGACTAACAGCTCTTAGTCAAAcgttagtcaatttttttaacccccaatttctttcttcttttaatttctacccccaatttctatcccaaattCCAATTAAGCCCTCACCGACATCTCCATCGGCACCGCCGGTAGCCTCTTCCTCAATTCGGCGCCGCCATCGCCGACGCCGACGCCGCCACCGAGGTGCAAGAAGCACGCCGCCGACCTCAGCGACACCACCAGAGGTTTTTCGCATTTCAATTACGATTCTCTACAATATCTCTTTCCCCAAAATAACGGCGATTAGATTTGTGTGAATTTTGACGCAATTGCTCGCAGCTGGTTGCTGGAAACCACCGCCATGCACGACGGCGACCTTCGCCACGGCGGCGATAGAACGCTTGCACTCAACTTGAAGAATTTGAAGGTGATATCACCGCTCGGTAGGGGAGCTAAAGGCGTCGTGTTCCTCGTTCAGACGGAGAGTGGAGAATTGCTCACGCTCAAAGCAATCCTACGACCTTCCGtcgagaagaagaaaaagatttcGAGCGCCGAAGACGGCGACGAGTACCGGAGAATCTACTTCGAACAAGAATTGTAGGCATCGTTTCACCATTCTCTGCTGCCGAGACTCCACGGAGTTTTGGTTACTGATAAGATCGTCGGATATGCAATCGATTACTGCTCCGGCCGCGATCTACATTGCTTGAGGAAGAAACAGACTGAGAAAATGTTCTCCGATACTCCAAGACAATCATATCCTCGTGGGCAATGCGAGATGCGATGAAGTGTCTACCCACCTCGGTGGTgacggcggcgatggcggcGCCGGATTGAGGAAGAGGATACTGGTGGCGCCGATGGAGATGTCGGTGAGGGCTTAATTGGAATTGGGGGtagaaattgaaagaagaaagaaattgggGGTTAAAAAAATGACTAACAGTTGTTAGTCAAAAGGGTttaattgatcgattttttggacttgaggggcctatttgcacacacagtgagtaaggggagctatacgctataggggctaccaTTATAAGGGtgcatctgcaccttttccctaatTTAAATATCCAAACAAACCcccaataaataatatttataatttaagcTAAGAAATGACTCTTATGGTTACAAAAGGAGGAATCGAACTTGTGTGCCTATAATTATAttgaagaaaaggaaaaagatgagcCAAAGAAGTATTTCCCTAACTTCAAGACCAAGACTTGGTCAAACAAAGTGACATGGTGGCAGGGCATCCAAATTATGAGGAGTAAAAGCCGAAGGGATCTAGTGCCATGATGGCACCCTCAATCTAGTGCCATGGTGGCACTTGCATGGGAAGCTCAAGTTAAAAAGAGGAAAACGGTTGGACCAAGTGCCACGTTGGCACTTCATTAAAAAGAGAGGAGATGCTTTATTAAAGTGTCATGGTGGCACATTTCTAAATAGGGTCAAGACTAAGAAGAGCAAAGGATTGGACCAAAATGCCACGGTGGCACCCATAAAGCATCTAGGCCGCGCCACCCTCCTAATGCTATGGTGAACCTTCAATTCTATATATCTCGGGACAACCTATGTTATTTTTTCTACAGGATGAAGAACTATTCATTCAGGACCAGGAAGGTTAGAAGAAGGTCAGAAGTCAAATCGCCTTCACGCCCTGAGAGAGCTTGTAGAATTAGTTACAAGAAGGACGCGGAGGCTAAAGATACACGCGGAGTATGTGAGGAGTAGATTTTACATTTATACTccttttaatttgtaatttgttcatataaatagAGGAATCGTCACTTTGTAATTCATGCTATCTTCATCTGAAAAAAATCAATACAACTAAAATTCTCTCTAGTCTGTTGTGTGATATTCAGGTTTTAATTATGTTCTTcttttcattcttattttatgtTGATGTGTTATGAGTTTACTCATCACCTAAGATGACGAAAAACATCATCTTTGGTTGCTAACTCATCAACCATTTCCTCAACTCTGATCGCAAATGGTAAAAAGCTCTCAATCTTAAGTGGATGATGCCCATATACATCTTCAAAAGACGTGGATCTTGCttataggggtgagcatcggttcataatcgaaccgaaccgacccgCTTTTATAAAACCGTAGCTAAACCGACCTTGGCAAAGgatgaaccgaaccgaaccgctCAAAGTCCGAAAACCGACCAAAATCGAACCGGCCAAAACCGATTGATTTCGGTCGGTAACCGAACCGttcttttatcatttttttccgaaaaaaaactataaaatcaCATCAAATTCACTAAAAATTGTTCTGTATTTTCGAAAATAGAAGTAAAAAGTGGGATTAGGTGGTTGCCGTCGTCAGGAGGAGGGGAGAACTGAAGGGGAAGGGTGCGTCGCGCTGGCGGTGCTGCTACTGCGTCGCCGAGCGCCGGACTGCTGCTGGTTGTTGAGCGGCCGCCGGTCGAGGGGGGGAGGTGTCGCCGGGGGTAGTGGGTGGTGTGTGAAAAAGAGAGAAGTGAGAAGAACTGAAGAAGTCAATGTGTCGCGCGGGTTTCACTTTGAATCAGTGGCAGATTCGGGGGGGttagggggggctgaagccccctcccaaattttgagtttttttaaaaattttaaatatagatatatatgtatataaataagaaatagaagaaaaaatataatacgttatttatagtatatccaactatccatattaattatttgacattgtacattgatttgttacatttatgttatttttatcttattctttttcttatttaatttttaatgttgaatttgagtccattctaaagttaaaagtaaaattactaattattaacaatgaaagttattttatttgtttagaaaatgaaatatatttttttaaaagaatgcaTAAAGTATGTTTTtgtatgctttcaatctacttgatgttgaattaattgaattacaAACAAttatctactccctccgtccctgaaatggcttcctctttggggacggcacgggttttaatgaaaagttgtaaagtgtattgatagtggagaaaaagtgatataattattattggaagttgtgaaaagtgttataattagtattggagtggtgaaaagtgaaaagtaagaataaataaagtattattagtggcggggtaggtgtccaaaaatggaaagaaagaaagaggaagttatttgggggacgtcccaaaatggaaaaagaggaagttattttggggacggagggagtattatattaagtgattgttaaaaaaatgcatgaaaatgaagtgtacggaatgctcaaaaaaatttgcccgaacccccgtgtaaatATCTTCAGACGTCGtagatcaataaattcagcCCCCCTAACCTCAAATCCTGAATCCGCCCCTACTTTGAATTGCTAGGGTTTCACTTTGCACAGCCcgatttcttatatatattaaataatatatttaacaaaatatatatataaatcggTTCGATTTGGTTCCCGATCGAACCATGGCCGGGAaatcgaaaccgaaccgaaaaatggTCGGTTTTCACTTTCCCAAACCGAACTGAAAACCGATTCAAAAATGCAGAAATTGAATCAAACCAAAAATGATGGGTTCGGTCGGTTTTTTGGATCCGATTCGGTTTATGCTCAGCCCTACCTGCTTATGAATGGAGACTAGTGTTATATCAATACTCACTCCATGTGAATCATTTACTTTATTGTCTAGCCGCTCTAAAGCAAAGCAACGCAAATAAAATCCAATTCCACGGTTTACTACTTCTGTTTGCCCATCCGTCTCCAAATGATAAGCCGAACTCATCCTCAATTTAATGCCCATGGTCTTAAATAATTCATACCAAAATTCACTGAAGAAATTTGTTTCCCGATCATTTACAATAGATAATGGAACTCATGAAGCCAAACAATctccctaaaaaaaattgacgaTACGTCGCGTGTAGTAAACAAGTATTTATTACtttctccgtccacgaaatgagttcTCAATTGAtggtggcacgggttttaagaaattgattaaatttgtgtgagtggaataaggggcccatttttattgtgaatggattatgtggggtacacttaccaaaaaaggaaatgagtactcatttgatagacagaccaaaaagaaaatatgggtactcatttcgtggacggatgaagtatataatactctctccgtctcataACAACAtgcataattttcttttttcgtccATCCCATAATAACATGCATACtctatttatagtaataattgcCCCACTAAACCACTAAATGTCACAATCAATGTAAgacctttctccactcacactaTATTTTAgaggatttttttaaaattgatgtcATCCCATATCATGCATGTTCTCATaaaactcattatttacatcaaatGTCATTGTActtcacacataattatctttttcttatttgACAAAAGTTATTTTTTCTcacctattttattataaattattcgttTCTTAACATTTGTTCCCAAGCCTTATGACCTATTAAATTGAGAcggagacggaggaagtataaagatatttacaaaaaattaatatatatttggaTCACACGTATccatatattatagcaaaataaatcttatcctacgtgacatcgtataatcacttcattctaattttcctcaattctcattcattcttatttatttatacatttataatcaatttttacatttgaaaactattaaataatcatataaatttatagataaattctatactactccctccgtccactaattcaaggcctaggaggtaaaacacgggttttaagaaaaagtatacTTTTATTAGTtgggtggagaaagggacccacaaaatatattatttattggttgagtggagaaagggacccacaaaatatattgtttattagttaaatggagaaaaaatgtattgtttattgggtcccaccaattaaaatatgaataaaaatttac includes these proteins:
- the LOC131021213 gene encoding calmodulin-binding protein 60 A isoform X2, translated to MSQKRQQREEGTPFDERRPRKSKSFKSVVLEVMSLCKLQHLMEPVLEPLIRRVVKEEVDSALRKYIINMKRNCGKDTHSSEPRDLCLQFSNAISLPVFTGTRIEGEGSTRIGVSLVDSLTGEVVSSGHGSSEKVEIVVLEGDFDGDERWTLVEFQNNTVRERDGKKPLLSGDLIMTLQDGRGLVGNVMFTDNSSWTRSRKFRLGAKLLDSTSGIRVREARSEPFVVRDHRGELYKKHHPPSLSDEVWRLEKIGKGGAFHKRLRKERVTTVEDFLVSFFLNPTRLRNILGAGMSSKMWEVAVEHARTCVLDQKLQFYGATQDNGVVFNMVGQLMGIISNSQYLHADKLSEAEKTEAHELVISAFADRDKIVSFDDDSPLNFPTSSSLSVAQSCSNLPSETSFHADDSYLQQNASSPNYMESVYSVGGLSTFEDCLHQVADGLICDADTFSRAFCADELQYFETDRAIHSPPLDLSDNIQADISAYIPYSDVPTGKAQRGWNILVFVLRWWFSIRRIVARKTRV
- the LOC131021213 gene encoding calmodulin-binding protein 60 A isoform X1; translation: MSQKRQQREEGTPFDERRPRKSKSFKRFDICVVLEVMSLCKLQHLMEPVLEPLIRRVVKEEVDSALRKYIINMKRNCGKDTHSSEPRDLCLQFSNAISLPVFTGTRIEGEGSTRIGVSLVDSLTGEVVSSGHGSSEKVEIVVLEGDFDGDERWTLVEFQNNTVRERDGKKPLLSGDLIMTLQDGRGLVGNVMFTDNSSWTRSRKFRLGAKLLDSTSGIRVREARSEPFVVRDHRGELYKKHHPPSLSDEVWRLEKIGKGGAFHKRLRKERVTTVEDFLVSFFLNPTRLRNILGAGMSSKMWEVAVEHARTCVLDQKLQFYGATQDNGVVFNMVGQLMGIISNSQYLHADKLSEAEKTEAHELVISAFADRDKIVSFDDDSPLNFPTSSSLSVAQSCSNLPSETSFHADDSYLQQNASSPNYMESVYSVGGLSTFEDCLHQVADGLICDADTFSRAFCADELQYFETDRAIHSPPLDLSDNIQADISAYIPYSDVPTGKAQRGWNILVFVLRWWFSIRRIVARKTRV